Proteins from a single region of Hermetia illucens chromosome 3, iHerIll2.2.curated.20191125, whole genome shotgun sequence:
- the LOC119651252 gene encoding testicular acid phosphatase homolog: MVLSNSATQHLILLSILVLSFVDSISARSLSSSSQCGKRESTLKAISMLFRHGDRAPVLTYPMDPHREYPWPGGYEALSQRGADQLYTSGFIKSTRYSSLFPSNCDSKSTNTIDLDQMLVLSSSVERCVDSVTNFLNGFIRGEWPSSLINVIPPDRDEMLAVPGKSCPKYENSVIAGPPFDDPEFKKVIDFESPEGKEFLAYVEENTGIPVFWSSILLFLEDTLSVEKDNNLELPAWTERVYEPYLKPLSLIVFDGFASSYYMKIRSSILFKDMSNKFDNLIAGSADQNILLYSAHDITVAGMLHFFGIRNQIPFMPAYGSSLNLELHENSEIENDYEVKLLYFASYDDENPIEVNIPNCPAPCPYKQLKANIKPNLIEDDYDSLCSQ, translated from the exons ATGGTTTTGAGTAATTCCGCTACTCAGCACCTTATTTTACTTAGTATTTTGGTACTTAGCTTTGTCGATAGTATTAGCGCGAGGTCCTTGTCGAGTTCTTCACAATGTGGAAAAAGGGAATCTACATTGAAGGCTATTTCAATG ctTTTCCGGCATGGAGATCGGGCACCTGTGCTGACATATCCAATGGATCCTCACCGCGAGTATCCTTGGCCAGGCGGATATGAAGCATTGTCACAA agAGGAGCTGATCAGTTATATACCTCCGGATTCATAAAATCCACTCGATATTCATCCCTTTTTCCTAGTAATTGCGATTCGAAGTCTACCAACACCATCGATCTTGATCAAATGTTGGTTCTGAGCAGTTCCGTTGAGCGTTGTGTCGACAGCGTTACAAACTTCTTAAATGGATTTATTAGAGGCGAATGGCCCTCAAGTCTAATTAACGTGATACCACCAGACCGAGATGAG ATGTTAGCTGTGCCTGGAAAGTCATGCCCCAAATATGAAAACAGTGTTATAGCTGGACCGCCTTTTGATGACCCAGAATTCAAGAAAGTCATAGATTTCGAATCACCAGAGGGTAAAGAGTTTTTGGCTTATGTGGAGGAGAACACCGGCATT CCTGTGTTTTGGTCCAGCATCCTATTATTTCTCGAGGATACTCTGTCGGTCGaaaaagacaataatcttgaatTGCCTGCCTGGACTGAACGTGTTTATGAGCCTTACCTCAAACCACTTTCACTCATTGTTTTTGATGGTTTTGCCTCTTCATATTACATGAAAATTCGTAGTTCCATTCTGTTTAAGGATATGTCGAACAAATTTGACAACTTGATAGCAGGATCTGCCGACCAGAATATTTTACTGTATTCAGCTCATGACATAACTGTTGCTGGAATGCTTCATTTCTTTGGGATTCGGAATCAGATCCCTTTCATGCCAGCCTATGGATCCTCACTTAATTTGGAGCTTCATGAAAATTCAGAAATCGAAAACGATTATGAAGTGAAG TTGTTATATTTTGCATCTTATGACGACGAAAATCCAATTGAAGTCAATATTCCGAATTGTCCGGCACCGTGTCCTTACAAGCAACTCAAGGCGAACATCAAGCCGAACCTTATAGAAGATGATTATGATAGTTTATGCTCACAATGA
- the LOC119651589 gene encoding lysosomal acid phosphatase-like: MALTNFATRNLILLGVLILSGVCSTSGRSLSSYSQCGKGQSTLKAVSMLFRHGDRAPGMAYPLDPYRDYPWPGGYEALSPRGAEQLHASGFIKSSRYSSLLSANCDSEATGAVDLNKMLVLSSAVERCVDSVTNFVNGFVRGEWPSSLINVIPIDEDEMLAAPGKWCPKYIKPIITGPPMDDPEFKKVMDFGSPEGKEFLAYVEKHSGIPVFWSSILLFLADTLTVEQDNNLELPAWTEPVYEPYLKPLSLIVFDGLSSSYYMKIRSSILFANITNRFDNLISGSADQNILVYSAHDANIAGMLHFFGVRDQVPVMPAYGSSLNLELHENSEVENDYEVKLVYFASYDEENPVEINIPNCPAPCPYKQFKLNIQPNIIEEDYNSACAK, translated from the exons ATGGCTTTGACTAACTTTGCTACTCGTAATCTGATATTACTCGGTGTTTTGATACTAAGCGGGGTGTGCAGTACCAGTGGACGATCATTATCGAGTTATTCACAATGTGGGAAAGGGCAATCTACATTGAAGGCTGTTTCAATG CTTTTTCGGCATGGAGATCGGGCACCTGGAATGGCTTATCCATTGGATCCTTACCGCGATTATCCTTGGCCAGGTGGTTATGAAGCACTGTCACCG agAGGAGCTGAGCAACTACATGCTTCTGGATTCATAAAATCCTCTCGATATTCATCCCTTCTTTCTGCTAATTGTGACTCAGAGGCTACTGGCGCTGTCGACTTGAATAAAATGTTGGTTTTGAGCAGCGCCGTCGAGCGTTGTGTCGACAGTGTTACAAACTTCGTAAATGGATTTGTTAGAGGCGAATGGCCCTCAAGTTTAATTAACGTAATACCAATAGATGAGGATGAA ATGTTAGCTGCACCTGGAAAGTGGTGTCCCAAATATATAAAGCCCATAATAACTGGGCCACCCATGGATGACCCTGAATTCAAGAAAGTCATGGATTTCGGATCACCGGAGGGTAAGGAGTTTTTGGCTTATGTGGAGAAGCACTCGGGTATT CCTGTGTTTTGGTCCAGCATCTTATTATTTCTTGCGGATACTCTGACGGTcgaacaagacaataatcttgaatTGCCTGCCTGGACTGAACCTGTTTATGAACCATACCTCAAACCACTTTCTCTAATAGTTTTTGATGGTTTGAGCTCTTCCTATTACATGAAAATTCGCAGTTCGATTCTATTTGCAAATATAACGAACAGATTCGATAATCTGATCTCAGGATCTGCCGACCAGAATATTTTAGTGTATTCAGCACACGACGCAAATATTGCTGGAATGCTTCATTTCTTTGGGGTTCGAGATCAGGTCCCTGTCATGCCTGCCTACGGATCCTCTCTTAACTTGGAGCTTCATGAAAATTCAGAAGTAGAGAACGATTATGAAGTCAAG TTGGTCTATTTTGCATCTTACGACGAGGAAAACCCTGTTGAAATCAACATTCCAAATTGTCCGGCACCGTGTCCTTacaagcaattcaagttgaacaTTCAGCCGAACATTATAGAAGAGGATTATAATAGCGCATGCGCGAAATAA